Proteins co-encoded in one Bos taurus isolate L1 Dominette 01449 registration number 42190680 breed Hereford chromosome X, ARS-UCD2.0, whole genome shotgun sequence genomic window:
- the LOC101902122 gene encoding uncharacterized protein isoform X6 — translation MDRGEAFGCSASKEPAQQSQAQCPASHPRGLGAAGIRTPPTQTRSPLETHGLARTCGPPSAPRSRSPSTNAGLRHFGAEQHSPALNRNRKAGLGRHSTWPRRSGRDDARPGPAQEGSAGRRQAPGLRRHRADAGVHSAPPAPLKMPNLTWRRALGPLHPGVSSRAGTLQRGETLLDKRGRLQKPTERASDIQGTVSPTPSQSPGAPENLH, via the exons ATGGACCGGGGAGAAGCGTTTGGGTGCTCAGCCTCCAAGGAGCCGGCCCAGCAGTCGCAAGCCCAGTGCCCAGCCTCCCACCCTCGAGGTCTGGGTGCGGCGGGAATAAGGACTCCTCCTACCCAGACCCGCTCGCCCCTGGAGACACATGGGCTGGCCAGAACGTGCGGCCCGCCCTCCGCCCCCCGCTCCCGGTCCCCCTCTACCAACGCAGGTCTGAGACACTTCGGCGCAGAGCAGCATTCTCCCGCCCTCAACCGGAACCGGAAGGCGGGGTTAGGCCGTCATTCAACTTGGCCCCGCCGATCAGGGCGGGACGACGCGCGCCCTGGGCCCGCCCAGGAAGGTTCCGCAGGTAGAAGGCAGGCGCCCGGTCTACGACGTCATCGCGCTGACGCCGGCGTCCACTCGGCCCCGCCTGCTCCGTTGAAAATGCCGAACCTAACATGGCGGCGCGCGCTCGGCCCGCTTCACCCTGGTGTTTCCTCTCGCGCGG GCACTCTTCAGAGAGGAGAGACCCTCTTGGACAAGAGAGGCAGGCTGCAAAAGCCCACTGAACGTGCTTCTGATATTCAGG
- the LOC101902122 gene encoding uncharacterized protein isoform X7 encodes MDRGEAFGCSASKEPAQQSQAQCPASHPRGLGAAGIRTPPTQTRSPLETHGLARTCGPPSAPRSRSPSTNAGLRHFGAEQHSPALNRNRKAGLGRHSTWPRRSGRDDARPGPAQEGSAGRRQAPGLRRHRADAGVHSAPPAPLKMPNLTWRRALGPLHPGVSSRAGTLQRGETLLDKRGRLQKPTERASDIQGVLSRSLMSASLRPRGL; translated from the exons ATGGACCGGGGAGAAGCGTTTGGGTGCTCAGCCTCCAAGGAGCCGGCCCAGCAGTCGCAAGCCCAGTGCCCAGCCTCCCACCCTCGAGGTCTGGGTGCGGCGGGAATAAGGACTCCTCCTACCCAGACCCGCTCGCCCCTGGAGACACATGGGCTGGCCAGAACGTGCGGCCCGCCCTCCGCCCCCCGCTCCCGGTCCCCCTCTACCAACGCAGGTCTGAGACACTTCGGCGCAGAGCAGCATTCTCCCGCCCTCAACCGGAACCGGAAGGCGGGGTTAGGCCGTCATTCAACTTGGCCCCGCCGATCAGGGCGGGACGACGCGCGCCCTGGGCCCGCCCAGGAAGGTTCCGCAGGTAGAAGGCAGGCGCCCGGTCTACGACGTCATCGCGCTGACGCCGGCGTCCACTCGGCCCCGCCTGCTCCGTTGAAAATGCCGAACCTAACATGGCGGCGCGCGCTCGGCCCGCTTCACCCTGGTGTTTCCTCTCGCGCGG GCACTCTTCAGAGAGGAGAGACCCTCTTGGACAAGAGAGGCAGGCTGCAAAAGCCCACTGAACGTGCTTCTGATATTCAGG
- the LOC101902122 gene encoding uncharacterized protein isoform X5 — protein sequence MDRGEAFGCSASKEPAQQSQAQCPASHPRGLGAAGIRTPPTQTRSPLETHGLARTCGPPSAPRSRSPSTNAGLRHFGAEQHSPALNRNRKAGLGRHSTWPRRSGRDDARPGPAQEGSAGRRQAPGLRRHRADAGVHSAPPAPLKMPNLTWRRALGPLHPGVSSRAGTLQRGETLLDKRGRLQKPTERASDIQGEGNPAPATCRKRRLWLPSR from the exons ATGGACCGGGGAGAAGCGTTTGGGTGCTCAGCCTCCAAGGAGCCGGCCCAGCAGTCGCAAGCCCAGTGCCCAGCCTCCCACCCTCGAGGTCTGGGTGCGGCGGGAATAAGGACTCCTCCTACCCAGACCCGCTCGCCCCTGGAGACACATGGGCTGGCCAGAACGTGCGGCCCGCCCTCCGCCCCCCGCTCCCGGTCCCCCTCTACCAACGCAGGTCTGAGACACTTCGGCGCAGAGCAGCATTCTCCCGCCCTCAACCGGAACCGGAAGGCGGGGTTAGGCCGTCATTCAACTTGGCCCCGCCGATCAGGGCGGGACGACGCGCGCCCTGGGCCCGCCCAGGAAGGTTCCGCAGGTAGAAGGCAGGCGCCCGGTCTACGACGTCATCGCGCTGACGCCGGCGTCCACTCGGCCCCGCCTGCTCCGTTGAAAATGCCGAACCTAACATGGCGGCGCGCGCTCGGCCCGCTTCACCCTGGTGTTTCCTCTCGCGCGG GCACTCTTCAGAGAGGAGAGACCCTCTTGGACAAGAGAGGCAGGCTGCAAAAGCCCACTGAACGTGCTTCTGATATTCAGG